The following coding sequences are from one Carettochelys insculpta isolate YL-2023 chromosome 5, ASM3395843v1, whole genome shotgun sequence window:
- the PGAP4 gene encoding GPI-N-acetylgalactosamine transferase PGAP4, translating to MLLRGLRLYGKWCHFSSPITQLLILTVVTFGVVAPLICHRLLHSYFYLRRWHLNPMSYEFLKQNQEEGQAALRYFEDLQTPNSSGIPGSKAIRPWLLITIVTVQRQNEYHYVLQVASGFHRLLQQCGPRCQNYQIFLCNVEQDPGNYQDATLLGTHFGMVSRYKNWKDPDASLNLFEKEKRDYAFCLEQSLLAYSPEYLLVLEDDAVPEEEIFPVLHHLLLARLSKPHLKDALYVKLYHPERLQRYINPEPMRILEWFGLGMFLGPLLGIVYSWATGRPRLIWPIVLFFALYSMALAELLGRHYLLELRRLAPELYNVVPVTECCMPAMLFSAPSARRVLGYLQGLQCRRGFAKDTALYSLLRTMGERAYVVEPNLVKHVGMFSSLRSNDDPKLL from the coding sequence ATGCTCCTGCGAGGACTGCGGCTCTATGGGAAGTGGTGCCATTTCTCCAGTCCCATTACTCAACTCCTTATCTTGACTGTGGTGACATTTGGTGTGGTGGCTCCCTTGATTTGCCACCGGCTCCTCCACTCCTATTTTTACTTACGACGCTGGCATCTGAACCCTATGAGTTATGAGTTCCTGAAGCAGAACCAGGAGGAAGGCCAGGCTGCCCTCCGTTACTTTGAGGACCTGCAGACTCCTAACTCCTCAGGCATTCCAGGCAGCAAGGCCATCAGACCATGGTTACTCATCACCATTGTTACTGTGCAAAGACAGAATGAGTACCATTATGTCCTGCAAGTAGCTTCCGGCTTCCATCGACTCCTCCAGCAGTGTGGCCCTCGTTGCCAGAACTATCAGATCTTTCTCTGTAATGTGGAGCAGGACCCAGGCAACTACCAGGATGCGACACTGCTGGGCACCCACTTTGGAATGGTCAGCCGCTACAAAAACTGGAAAGACCCTGACGCCTCCCTGAACCTGTTTGAGAAGGAGAAACGAGACTATGCCTTCTGCCTGGAGCAGTCACTGTTGGCCTACAGTCCAGAGTACCTCCTTGTGTTGGAAGATGATGCTGTTCCTGAGGAGGAGATATTTCCTGTCCTGCATCACCTGCTCTTGGCACGGCTCTCAAAGCCACACCTCAAAGATGCCCTCTATGTGAAGCTGTACCACCCAGAGCGGCTTCAGCGCTATATCAACCCAGAGCCTATGAGGATTTTGGAATGGTTTGGCCTGGGCATGTTTCTGGGCCCCCTGCTGGGCATCGTGTATTCCTGGGCAACAGGCCGCCCAAGACTTATCTGGCCTATTGTCCTGTTCTTTGCCTTATACAGCATGGCACTAGCAGAGCTGCTGGGACGCCACTACCTGCTGGAACTGCGTCGGCTGGCACCTGAGCTCTACAATGTGGTGCCAGTAACCGAGTGCTGCATGCCTGCCATGCTgttctctgccccttctgcccgcCGTGTCTTAGGTTACCTTCAGGGGCTGCAATGCCGTCGAGGCTTTGCCAAGGACACTGCCCTCTACTCACTACTGCGCACCATGGGTGAGAGGGCCTATGTGGTGGAGCCCAATCTGGTCAAGCATGTGGGGATGTTTTCAAGCCTCAGGTCAAATGACGACCCTAAGCTACTGTGA